In Shouchella patagoniensis, the following are encoded in one genomic region:
- a CDS encoding 6-phospho-beta-glucosidase, which yields MALKVVIIGGGSSYTPEIIEGLLDRYESFPVNEIALVDIEQGKEKLGIIEKLAKRMIAKANKPIALTAGFNRREALKGATFVTSQIRIGGLKAREKDERIPLSHGVLGQETNGAGGVFKALRTIPVLLEIAEDMANICPEAWLINFTNPAGMVTEALLKHGQHKRVVGVCNIPFNMRTGVAEVLGCSVEEVEIEFIGLNHFVFGRRVTVNGEDRTEKVLEKLQDPNNQYSPANIVSEGWSKAFLSAFHMLPNPYHSYYFKGEDMLSKSLKDYKENGTRAEVVQEVEKELFKKYENEALDVKPEELEQRGGAYYSDAACSIMTSIFNNTNDIQTVNTLNNGTISDLPDDAVIEVNALIGSQGPRPLSIGKLPLSVKGIIQLMKNFEELVIEAAVTGNKQLVYQALVINPLVREEQLAETLLNELMEAHKDELPQFY from the coding sequence TTGGCGTTAAAAGTTGTCATCATCGGCGGAGGTTCAAGCTATACGCCAGAGATCATTGAAGGACTGCTTGATCGATACGAGAGTTTCCCAGTAAACGAAATTGCTTTGGTTGATATTGAACAAGGGAAAGAAAAACTGGGAATTATAGAGAAGTTAGCGAAACGGATGATTGCAAAAGCGAACAAACCGATCGCATTAACGGCAGGATTTAATCGACGCGAGGCGTTAAAAGGGGCCACATTTGTCACGAGTCAAATCCGAATTGGCGGTTTGAAAGCGCGGGAAAAAGACGAACGAATTCCTTTGTCTCACGGGGTTCTTGGTCAGGAAACAAATGGTGCAGGTGGTGTTTTTAAAGCACTTCGAACGATTCCGGTTTTGCTTGAAATTGCTGAAGACATGGCTAATATTTGTCCTGAAGCGTGGCTGATTAATTTTACGAATCCGGCGGGCATGGTAACGGAAGCTTTATTAAAGCATGGTCAACATAAACGTGTTGTTGGTGTGTGCAATATCCCGTTTAATATGAGAACCGGTGTAGCAGAGGTGCTAGGTTGCTCTGTAGAAGAAGTTGAAATTGAATTTATCGGTTTAAATCATTTTGTATTTGGTCGACGTGTGACCGTGAATGGGGAAGATCGAACAGAAAAAGTGCTAGAAAAGCTTCAAGATCCAAACAATCAATATTCACCAGCAAACATTGTATCAGAAGGCTGGTCTAAAGCGTTTCTGTCTGCATTTCACATGCTACCAAACCCTTACCATAGCTATTATTTTAAAGGGGAGGACATGCTTTCTAAAAGTTTAAAAGACTACAAAGAAAATGGAACTCGTGCAGAAGTTGTCCAAGAAGTTGAAAAGGAATTATTTAAAAAATATGAGAATGAAGCACTTGATGTGAAGCCAGAAGAGTTGGAACAGCGAGGGGGAGCTTATTACAGCGATGCTGCTTGTAGCATTATGACGAGCATTTTCAACAATACCAATGACATACAGACGGTTAATACGCTAAATAACGGAACGATCTCGGATCTTCCTGATGATGCAGTCATTGAAGTGAATGCACTGATCGGCAGTCAGGGACCACGTCCACTTAGTATTGGGAAACTTCCATTGTCTGTAAAAGGGATCATTCAGTTAATGAAAAATTTTGAAGAACTTGTCATTGAAGCAGCAGTGACGGGTAACAAACAACTTGTTTATCAAGCGCTTGTCATCAATCCGTTAGTGCGGGAAGAGCAGCTTGCTGAAACATTGCTAAATGAGTTGATGGAAGCACATAAAGACGAACTTCCGCAATTTTATTAA
- a CDS encoding PTS sugar transporter subunit IIC, whose protein sequence is MMEWMEKHFIPVAGKIGAQRHLVAIRDGFVSVIPLIIIGSFAILLNNFPLPNIDRYQAFMMGIFGENFTMFGGNIWDASYAILAVLVTMSISYHLARSYSVDGLSAAILSVSTLVMISPFTEDWGLSLAWTGSQGLFVALFNALIITELFRILVNSRFTIKMPQGVPDGVTKSFRSLVPFLIILIGVSLFQMFMTLVVETSVHELIFNWIQAPLLKLSNSLPAALIVVFFNHFLWFFGLHGTNIMSPVMEGVYLTASISNTELVQAGASIFSNELAIVTKAFFDAYVFMGGSGTTLALIAAIFIVSKTSHYRTVGKLGGPGAAFNINEPIMFGMPIVLNASLFIPFIIIPILLTVISYFAISLGFVAKTAVAIPWTTPPIISGFLVSGHWSGVVLQLFNLALATLIYIPFIKASEKAQEKIQQDQ, encoded by the coding sequence ATGATGGAATGGATGGAGAAGCACTTTATCCCGGTTGCAGGGAAGATAGGTGCGCAACGTCATCTTGTTGCAATACGAGATGGATTTGTTAGTGTAATTCCGCTAATTATAATTGGTTCTTTTGCTATTTTGCTTAATAATTTTCCTTTACCAAATATTGACCGTTATCAAGCGTTTATGATGGGTATTTTCGGTGAGAACTTTACCATGTTTGGCGGCAATATATGGGACGCTTCTTATGCCATCTTGGCCGTGTTGGTAACAATGTCAATTTCGTATCACTTGGCGCGGTCTTACTCAGTAGATGGTCTCTCAGCAGCGATTCTGTCCGTTTCCACGCTCGTTATGATCTCACCTTTTACTGAGGACTGGGGTCTATCGCTTGCTTGGACAGGTTCTCAAGGCTTGTTTGTAGCTTTGTTTAATGCGTTAATTATTACGGAGTTGTTCCGGATTCTTGTTAACTCTCGTTTTACTATTAAAATGCCCCAAGGAGTGCCAGACGGTGTCACAAAATCATTCCGATCGCTTGTGCCGTTTCTCATCATCCTTATTGGGGTTAGCTTATTCCAAATGTTTATGACGCTTGTTGTAGAAACAAGTGTACACGAATTAATTTTCAACTGGATTCAAGCGCCATTGTTAAAGCTATCAAACTCATTGCCAGCCGCACTTATTGTTGTGTTTTTTAATCACTTTTTATGGTTCTTTGGGCTTCATGGTACAAACATTATGTCCCCTGTTATGGAAGGCGTTTACTTAACAGCCAGTATCTCAAATACCGAACTGGTTCAGGCGGGGGCGAGCATTTTTAGTAACGAGTTGGCAATTGTCACAAAAGCTTTCTTTGATGCTTATGTGTTTATGGGCGGTTCAGGAACAACACTTGCGCTGATTGCCGCGATTTTCATAGTTTCCAAAACGTCTCATTATCGTACGGTCGGAAAACTAGGTGGTCCAGGTGCCGCATTTAACATTAATGAACCGATTATGTTTGGTATGCCAATCGTCTTAAATGCATCTTTGTTTATCCCATTTATTATCATCCCAATTCTTTTAACAGTCATCTCGTACTTTGCGATTTCACTAGGTTTTGTAGCAAAAACGGCAGTCGCGATCCCATGGACAACACCGCCGATTATTAGTGGGTTTCTCGTCTCTGGTCACTGGTCGGGCGTTGTGCTGCAACTGTTTAACTTAGCGCTTGCAACACTCATTTACATTCCATTTATTAAAGCGTCAGAAAAGGCGCAAGAAAAGATTCAACAAGACCAATAG
- a CDS encoding PTS lactose/cellobiose transporter subunit IIA — translation MQTLEEVSFHIILHAGNARSFAMEAIHAAKAGEIDSAEEKLKEADKAFVEAHHAQTALLQREAQGSGITPSILLIHAQDHLMTSMTVKDMAVEMVELYQRLPKGV, via the coding sequence ATGCAAACGCTTGAAGAAGTCTCGTTTCATATCATTTTACATGCTGGCAATGCCCGTTCGTTCGCAATGGAGGCAATTCATGCCGCGAAAGCAGGAGAAATTGATTCAGCTGAAGAAAAATTGAAAGAAGCAGATAAAGCTTTTGTGGAAGCCCACCATGCACAGACAGCGCTTTTGCAACGAGAAGCGCAAGGGAGTGGTATTACACCATCCATTCTGTTAATTCACGCGCAAGATCATTTAATGACATCGATGACAGTCAAAGATATGGCTGTTGAAATGGTTGAACTATATCAACGTTTGCCGAAAGGGGTATAA
- a CDS encoding PTS sugar transporter subunit IIB → MNILLVCSAGMSTSMLVSKMKESAEKQGLDHEIDAVSASQLNEHLEKTDVILIGPQVRYMQAQITKQAEPHGIKVDLINQMDYGMMKGENVLNQAIKLGEK, encoded by the coding sequence ATGAATATTTTACTCGTATGTTCTGCAGGAATGTCGACAAGTATGCTCGTCTCAAAAATGAAAGAATCCGCAGAAAAACAAGGTCTTGACCATGAAATTGATGCTGTCTCTGCATCACAGTTAAATGAACATCTTGAAAAAACCGATGTCATCTTAATTGGACCACAAGTCCGTTACATGCAAGCACAAATTACGAAGCAGGCTGAGCCTCATGGCATTAAAGTGGACCTCATCAACCAAATGGATTATGGCATGATGAAAGGCGAAAACGTATTAAACCAAGCAATCAAGCTAGGGGAAAAATAA
- a CDS encoding ABC transporter substrate-binding protein, producing MKKHNWIYVSFGLILLTACGSGDAQEASGDKEPTQNGDGITVTDINGTQTFEEVPKRVVSLEWSYTENLLALGVQPVGVADIENYNKWVDVDAELSGDAVDVGLRTEPNLEAIAELEPDLIITVGNRGENIDEELKAIAPTLLFNPYPEEGEGLSQYEEMEQTFKEMAKVLDATEQAESVLADLEATYANAESEIDDLGLSTKDFALTMAYSDNQAPVFRLSTPNAMAVTVLENMGLNNVYDPGNFELYGFSTVGVEELTKVEDANLIHIVQDDDNVFEQQLADNAVWTDLTFTKENRVYALGGDAWPYGGPLSAKTLVERTLEALNE from the coding sequence ATGAAAAAACATAATTGGATTTACGTAAGTTTTGGTTTGATCTTGTTAACTGCTTGTGGAAGTGGGGATGCTCAGGAGGCTAGTGGCGATAAGGAACCTACTCAAAACGGGGACGGCATTACTGTTACCGATATAAATGGTACGCAAACATTTGAAGAAGTTCCTAAACGTGTTGTGTCACTTGAATGGTCTTACACCGAAAATCTTTTAGCACTTGGTGTACAGCCAGTTGGGGTGGCGGATATTGAAAATTATAATAAATGGGTCGATGTGGACGCAGAACTTTCAGGCGATGCGGTTGATGTGGGTCTAAGAACGGAGCCTAACTTAGAGGCGATTGCCGAGTTGGAACCCGATCTTATTATTACAGTTGGCAACCGTGGTGAGAACATTGATGAAGAACTGAAAGCGATTGCTCCAACGCTATTATTTAATCCTTACCCAGAAGAGGGAGAGGGTTTGAGTCAATATGAAGAAATGGAACAAACGTTTAAAGAGATGGCAAAAGTGCTTGATGCAACAGAGCAAGCCGAGTCTGTATTAGCCGATTTGGAAGCTACTTATGCGAATGCTGAAAGCGAGATTGATGATCTTGGGCTTTCAACAAAAGATTTTGCCTTAACGATGGCATATTCGGACAATCAAGCACCAGTTTTCCGCCTTTCAACTCCAAATGCGATGGCAGTAACAGTGTTAGAAAACATGGGATTAAACAATGTCTATGATCCTGGGAATTTTGAGTTATATGGTTTTTCTACAGTTGGAGTAGAAGAATTAACAAAAGTTGAAGACGCAAATCTTATTCATATCGTGCAAGATGACGACAATGTTTTTGAACAACAGCTTGCTGATAATGCAGTTTGGACCGATCTTACTTTCACAAAAGAAAATCGAGTATATGCCCTTGGGGGAGATGCATGGCCTTATGGTGGCCCGTTATCAGCAAAGACTTTGGTTGAACGAACGCTTGAAGCGTTAAACGAATAA
- the fhuB gene encoding Fe(3+)-hydroxamate ABC transporter permease FhuB — MFLKRAIGNPFVLLAVGVVLLAFVSALHLTQGHAAISWRELLVDSWSDSRTQAILFGVRLPRVVIGVLAGGALAMAGLLLQTLTKNPLASAGTLGINAGAYLFVVLGAVFFPAIGAFHPFLLSFLGAVFAAILVFSLVGRGMEPVRVALTGMIVTLLFGAATSGIQLMFEQETNGLFLWGAGTLIQNNWSGVSFAWPFILIAGVAAIMAGKKFDLLLLGDEAAAGLGASVRRIKLIGWAVAIVLASATVSVVGPIGFIGLMAPHIVRLLHVRGHRMQLIHAFVWGAFLLIAADVLARFIQPGSEIPVGAVTALIGGPWLMYLAYKMGKQYSGGKQTLGGKKSKLRFPVLLLLFFLLTLVIAVFSLSYGGGRFYSLSELVSGSLWHQTALQFRWPRVLVAFMVGAILALCGALLQSVLRNPLGDPSILGITSGGGAGALAVMVLLPALPYAFVPVGAVIGAGTAIGIILLVTKRSGWEPISLALMGVAVSAVGSGIIQILTVKASVGVAPVLLWLAGTTYAMSWQDVWFLTAVILFIVPLSFLLTKQLDVLAFTNDVSVVLGLKVQFVRVCTLLLAVAIGAASVAVVGAIGFIGLLAPHAARGLVGVKSRYVLPMSMAIGGTLLIAADFLSRFMLYPKEIPSGLLVALIGAPYILYIMRKM, encoded by the coding sequence GTGTTTTTAAAGCGGGCGATCGGAAATCCGTTTGTGCTCTTAGCGGTTGGTGTCGTATTATTGGCATTTGTCTCCGCGCTCCATTTAACACAAGGCCATGCCGCCATAAGTTGGAGAGAGCTCCTTGTTGATTCATGGTCTGATAGCCGTACCCAAGCTATACTCTTCGGCGTCCGCTTGCCGCGGGTAGTAATTGGCGTTTTAGCAGGGGGAGCGCTAGCTATGGCGGGATTGTTATTGCAAACGCTAACGAAAAACCCCCTCGCTTCAGCAGGTACGCTAGGAATCAATGCTGGCGCATATTTGTTTGTCGTTTTAGGAGCCGTATTTTTCCCGGCAATTGGCGCTTTTCATCCTTTTCTTCTCTCATTTTTAGGCGCTGTTTTTGCGGCTATTCTCGTATTTAGTCTCGTTGGCAGAGGGATGGAACCAGTACGAGTTGCGTTGACTGGTATGATTGTGACGCTTCTTTTTGGAGCCGCAACAAGTGGTATTCAATTAATGTTTGAGCAAGAAACTAATGGTTTGTTTTTATGGGGAGCAGGAACACTTATCCAAAATAATTGGTCGGGCGTCTCCTTTGCATGGCCATTTATTTTAATAGCTGGTGTAGCCGCTATTATGGCTGGCAAGAAGTTTGACCTCCTTTTACTAGGGGATGAAGCGGCTGCTGGCTTAGGCGCATCGGTACGACGTATTAAACTAATTGGCTGGGCGGTTGCTATTGTGCTCGCTTCAGCAACCGTTAGTGTCGTAGGACCAATTGGATTTATTGGTTTAATGGCACCTCATATTGTCCGGTTGCTACATGTACGGGGACACCGGATGCAATTGATTCACGCTTTTGTTTGGGGGGCTTTCCTCCTTATTGCTGCTGATGTGCTTGCACGGTTTATTCAACCAGGGAGCGAAATTCCGGTAGGGGCGGTCACCGCTTTAATTGGCGGACCTTGGTTAATGTACTTGGCTTACAAAATGGGAAAACAATATAGTGGTGGGAAACAAACGCTTGGAGGGAAAAAAAGCAAGCTTCGTTTCCCGGTCCTGCTTTTATTGTTTTTCCTTTTAACACTTGTAATTGCCGTTTTTTCTCTTTCCTATGGTGGGGGGCGCTTTTATTCCTTGTCAGAATTGGTCTCTGGTAGCCTTTGGCACCAGACAGCTTTGCAATTTAGATGGCCTCGCGTCCTTGTTGCTTTTATGGTTGGAGCCATTCTTGCTTTATGTGGCGCTCTTTTACAAAGTGTATTACGTAATCCGTTAGGCGACCCTTCCATTTTAGGGATTACATCTGGTGGGGGAGCAGGGGCGCTTGCTGTGATGGTGTTACTTCCTGCGCTCCCTTATGCTTTTGTTCCAGTTGGTGCTGTTATTGGCGCTGGAACAGCGATTGGCATCATCTTGCTTGTTACAAAACGTTCTGGTTGGGAACCTATATCACTCGCTTTAATGGGAGTGGCCGTATCCGCTGTCGGCTCAGGAATTATTCAAATTCTTACAGTGAAAGCGAGTGTAGGAGTGGCACCAGTTTTGTTATGGCTTGCCGGGACTACCTATGCCATGAGTTGGCAAGACGTTTGGTTCTTGACAGCTGTTATCCTTTTCATTGTTCCGCTTAGTTTTTTGTTGACGAAGCAGTTGGATGTCCTTGCATTTACAAACGATGTGTCTGTTGTGTTAGGGCTTAAAGTCCAGTTCGTTCGAGTGTGTACCTTATTGCTTGCCGTAGCAATTGGTGCAGCTAGTGTTGCGGTTGTTGGCGCAATTGGCTTTATCGGGTTGCTCGCACCACATGCAGCACGTGGGCTTGTAGGGGTGAAGAGCCGCTATGTCTTGCCTATGTCTATGGCAATTGGCGGAACATTGCTTATAGCAGCTGACTTTCTCAGCCGATTTATGCTGTATCCTAAAGAAATTCCATCTGGCTTACTTGTGGCGTTAATTGGAGCACCTTACATCCTTTATATTATGAGGAAGATGTAA
- a CDS encoding FAD-dependent oxidoreductase encodes MKIIVIGCTHAGTTAVKNLTRLHPDAEITVYERNDNVSFLSCGIALHVGGVVKQAEDLFYSSPDELTALGATMHVKHDVLAVDTDNKEVHVRNLTTDEESTDRYDKLVFTTGSKPIVPPIPGVGLKNIQLCKNYHQAQQIIEKATDAKKIAVIGAGYIGVELVEAFEAYGKDVTFIEGADRVLNKYLDREFTDEVEQTLVEHDVNLALGEKVEAFQGNYSGYVQAVHTSKQTHEVDLVLLCVGFRPQTDLIKDKVDTMENGALLVNEYMQTSNSAIFAAGDNCAVFHNSSQHAAYIPLATNATKMGTLVAYNINSPKIAYKGTQGTSALRLYDLNMASTGLTEESAAMYGLDVRSFTLVDHVRPTFMPTAEEVKVKLVYEHESMRIIGAQVISKADMTQLMNTLSISIQQNMTVTDLAFSDFFFQPHYSKPVSLLNTLALKVMEERDQTPEVLKESLS; translated from the coding sequence ATGAAAATCATTGTGATTGGTTGTACTCACGCTGGTACTACTGCTGTTAAAAACTTAACAAGACTTCACCCGGATGCGGAAATTACGGTATATGAACGAAATGATAACGTCTCTTTCTTATCATGCGGGATTGCCTTACACGTCGGGGGTGTCGTCAAACAAGCGGAAGATTTATTTTATTCCTCCCCTGATGAATTAACTGCACTAGGTGCTACTATGCATGTGAAACATGACGTTCTTGCTGTTGATACAGACAATAAGGAAGTGCATGTTCGCAATTTAACAACGGATGAAGAGTCTACTGATCGATACGATAAACTTGTTTTCACAACTGGTTCTAAACCGATTGTCCCTCCTATTCCAGGAGTTGGCTTAAAAAACATTCAGCTTTGTAAGAATTATCATCAAGCCCAACAGATTATCGAAAAAGCAACAGACGCAAAAAAAATTGCTGTGATTGGTGCTGGTTACATTGGTGTTGAGCTTGTTGAAGCATTTGAGGCGTACGGAAAAGATGTTACATTTATTGAAGGCGCTGACCGCGTACTAAATAAATATTTGGACCGAGAATTCACGGATGAAGTCGAACAAACATTGGTCGAACATGATGTAAACCTTGCACTTGGTGAAAAAGTGGAAGCCTTCCAAGGCAATTACAGTGGTTACGTTCAAGCTGTTCATACAAGTAAACAAACGCATGAAGTTGATCTTGTTTTGCTTTGTGTTGGATTTAGACCACAAACCGATCTAATTAAAGATAAGGTCGATACAATGGAAAACGGCGCATTGCTTGTAAACGAATATATGCAAACAAGCAACAGTGCGATTTTTGCTGCTGGTGATAATTGTGCAGTATTTCACAATTCATCTCAACATGCTGCCTATATTCCACTTGCAACAAACGCGACTAAAATGGGGACACTCGTTGCTTATAACATTAATTCTCCTAAAATTGCCTATAAAGGGACGCAAGGAACCTCTGCTCTAAGGCTATACGATTTGAACATGGCGTCCACTGGCTTAACCGAAGAAAGTGCTGCGATGTATGGACTCGACGTGCGTTCATTCACACTTGTTGATCATGTGCGTCCAACCTTTATGCCCACTGCTGAAGAAGTAAAGGTAAAGCTTGTGTATGAGCATGAATCCATGCGCATCATCGGCGCACAAGTAATAAGTAAAGCTGATATGACACAGCTGATGAACACATTGTCAATTAGCATCCAGCAGAACATGACGGTAACTGACTTAGCCTTTAGTGATTTCTTTTTCCAACCTCATTACAGCAAGCCAGTTAGCCTTTTAAATACATTGGCTTTGAAAGTAATGGAAGAACGGGATCAGACACCAGAAGTATTAAAAGAGAGCTTGTCTTAA
- a CDS encoding GlsB/YeaQ/YmgE family stress response membrane protein, whose translation MGLLWSLLVGGLIGWAAGGITGRGVPFGIIGNIIAGFVGASLGTFLLGSWGPALGGFSLLPALIGAIILVLIVSSILRTSRR comes from the coding sequence GTGGGTTTATTATGGAGTTTACTTGTAGGCGGTTTAATTGGTTGGGCCGCAGGGGGAATCACAGGAAGAGGTGTGCCATTTGGAATCATCGGTAACATCATCGCTGGATTTGTTGGTGCAAGTCTAGGTACGTTTCTATTAGGGAGCTGGGGACCAGCGCTAGGTGGTTTTTCCCTTTTACCGGCTTTAATTGGGGCGATTATCCTCGTTCTTATTGTTAGTTCCATCCTTCGAACGTCTAGACGCTAG
- a CDS encoding GNAT family N-acetyltransferase, translating to MNYTIREMQETDIKSVQKVAKVSWNTTYENMIPVDIQDRFLQAAYSEGRMVSRLKHSSLFVAEKENQIVGFANFSPVNEKGEVELGAIYLEPAYQGRGIGSALLLKGIEKLSGVQSVFIDVEKENRVGIRFYKAKGFKTVAEFEDVLEGHRSKMLRMILEV from the coding sequence ATGAATTATACAATTAGAGAGATGCAGGAAACGGATATAAAGTCCGTTCAGAAGGTAGCGAAAGTAAGTTGGAATACGACCTATGAGAACATGATTCCGGTCGACATCCAAGATCGTTTCTTACAGGCAGCATACAGCGAGGGGCGGATGGTTAGTCGGTTAAAACATTCGAGTTTGTTTGTTGCAGAAAAAGAGAATCAAATTGTCGGATTTGCTAATTTCTCTCCTGTAAATGAAAAAGGAGAGGTCGAGTTAGGAGCCATCTATTTAGAACCAGCTTATCAAGGAAGAGGAATCGGTTCAGCATTACTTTTAAAAGGAATTGAAAAATTGTCTGGAGTCCAGTCTGTTTTTATTGATGTTGAAAAAGAAAATAGGGTTGGAATTCGGTTTTATAAAGCGAAGGGGTTCAAAACCGTTGCAGAATTTGAAGATGTGCTTGAAGGGCATCGTTCAAAAATGCTGCGAATGATATTAGAAGTCTAA
- a CDS encoding glycerophosphodiester phosphodiesterase: protein MNQTKKRSLVSPTGYDGEAFDSGSVRYVAHRGFSGAAPENTLPAYELAGAAGFWGGEFDTTVTSDGKWVVIHDETVDRTTNGSGRVSDMTFERIRALSVTGGNNVERYPHLQVPTLSEVLATCKQVGIVPVIEIKSGSYTEEQYLTLIEDVQKLGLETKCIVISFSYEVLENIRRLNPYLPIQFLADITDDNIERIKRLGNAGFDSNRTRLTKPLIEQAHRAGLIVNTWTVNNATEAQQLINAGVDYISTDHLIGGVTHD from the coding sequence ATGAACCAAACAAAAAAACGATCACTCGTCTCTCCAACCGGATACGACGGGGAAGCATTTGACAGTGGAAGTGTTCGCTATGTTGCGCATCGAGGTTTTAGCGGTGCGGCACCAGAAAACACCCTGCCTGCCTATGAACTTGCCGGAGCAGCCGGCTTTTGGGGCGGTGAATTTGACACAACCGTTACTAGCGACGGAAAGTGGGTCGTCATTCACGATGAGACCGTTGATCGGACTACCAACGGATCAGGGCGCGTATCAGATATGACATTTGAGCGCATTCGTGCCTTATCCGTCACTGGCGGCAACAATGTGGAGCGTTATCCTCATCTTCAAGTACCCACACTTTCTGAAGTGCTCGCTACGTGCAAGCAAGTTGGCATCGTGCCTGTCATTGAAATTAAATCAGGCTCATACACCGAAGAACAATACCTTACTTTAATTGAAGATGTCCAAAAGTTGGGACTTGAAACGAAATGCATTGTCATTTCATTTAGTTATGAAGTACTCGAGAACATCCGTAGACTTAACCCGTATCTGCCTATCCAGTTTCTTGCTGATATTACAGATGACAACATTGAGCGAATCAAAAGGCTAGGGAATGCGGGCTTTGACTCAAATCGCACACGCTTAACCAAGCCTCTAATTGAACAAGCACATCGCGCCGGCCTTATTGTAAATACGTGGACGGTAAACAATGCAACAGAAGCACAACAGTTGATCAACGCGGGGGTCGATTATATCAGCACCGACCATTTAATTGGAGGGGTTACTCATGACTAA
- a CDS encoding GntR family transcriptional regulator, which translates to MTEFKVSKPTPYYLQFYSQIKKMIFEGTLQQGSRINETQLAKDFGVSRSPVREAMRLLEKDGLLIADDKNGFTVYTLSIKDVEEIYQIRMALESLAVERVIEEANKDNLLAIETQLQQAEDAINRKAEEKTIIELNKNFHHLLVDLSNNRHLSTLLDNVNVLIYFCRVLNFRNNRASEILSEHKLIFAEIKNGDKQAAKQVMVDHLTNDLTHLKKVLLNAEAVNNQG; encoded by the coding sequence ATGACTGAGTTTAAAGTAAGCAAGCCCACACCTTATTATTTACAGTTTTACTCCCAAATTAAAAAAATGATTTTTGAAGGGACATTGCAACAAGGAAGCCGAATTAATGAAACGCAGCTTGCAAAAGACTTTGGTGTCAGCCGTTCACCTGTAAGAGAAGCGATGCGTTTACTCGAAAAAGATGGTTTGCTTATCGCCGACGACAAAAACGGCTTTACCGTTTACACACTGTCTATTAAAGATGTAGAAGAAATCTATCAAATTCGAATGGCGCTTGAGTCACTCGCCGTTGAACGGGTTATTGAAGAAGCAAATAAAGATAATCTACTTGCGATTGAAACGCAACTTCAGCAAGCAGAGGACGCAATTAATCGCAAGGCAGAAGAAAAAACGATTATTGAGTTAAACAAAAACTTCCACCACCTGCTTGTGGATTTAAGCAACAACCGTCACCTGAGCACCCTGCTCGATAATGTGAATGTCTTGATTTACTTTTGCAGAGTCCTTAATTTCAGAAATAACCGTGCCTCCGAGATTTTAAGCGAACACAAATTGATTTTTGCAGAAATAAAAAATGGTGACAAACAAGCAGCAAAACAAGTGATGGTTGATCATTTAACCAATGATTTAACGCATCTGAAAAAAGTGCTCCTAAACGCTGAGGCTGTAAACAACCAAGGTTAA